In Piliocolobus tephrosceles isolate RC106 chromosome 4, ASM277652v3, whole genome shotgun sequence, the following are encoded in one genomic region:
- the FASTKD3 gene encoding FAST kinase domain-containing protein 3, mitochondrial: MALITLRKNLYRLSDFRMHGALAALKNQPLNHVHKVVKEHLCPWFCSRQSEPFRIRFHHAHCKKFNSKNGNDLHPLSGPVFSQVSDCVRLEQNVKNGESQTFYKRLSNLTSSEEVLSFISTMETLPDTMAAGALQRICEVEKKDGDQGLPKEILENSVFQALCFQLEKEPSQLSNTSLVTALQALILLHVDPQSSLLLNLVAECQHRLKKGGLEVRNLCILGESLIRLHSSGCVTLELVINQLQGENLETFTPEDIVALYRILQACAEKVDEHQTFLNKINNFSLSIVSNLSPKLISQMLTALVVLDQSQAFPLIIKLGRYVVRHVPHFTDEELRRVLEAFMYFEYHDRFFTKALEYRVAAVCLTLDPEVVCRVMEYCSRKRILSKPILNAVAETFVCQSEKFSPSQISALMEPFGKLHYLPPNASALFRTLENVLFTHFNHFPPETLLKLLHSCSLNECHPVNFMAKIFNPFFLQQLQGEESHLDRLSRARLTQLFLTSVLECPFYKGPKLLRKYQVKSFVTPCCSLETPMDSQLYKSVKIGLIDLLGARLYFASKVLTPYCYTIDVEIKLDEEGFVLPFTVNEDIHERIALCIDGPKRFCSNSKHLLGKEAIKQRHLHLLGYQVVQIPYHEIEMLKSRRELVEYLQRKLFSENTVHW, translated from the exons ATGGCATTAATCACCTTGAGGAAGAACCTTTATCGTTTATCTGATTTTCGGATGCATGGAGCTCTGGCTGCTTTGAAAAATCAACCTCTAAATCATGTTCACAAGgtagtcaaggagcatctgtgcCCTTGGTTCTGTTCACGACAATCTGAGCCTTTCAGGATCAGGTTCCATCATGCCCATTGTAAAAAGTTTAATTCGAAAAATGGAAATGACCTTCATCCACTCAGTGGGCCGGTGTTCTCTCAAGTATCTGACTGTGTCAGGCttgaacaaaatgttaaaaatggggAGAGTCAGACGTTTTACAAGAGACTGAGCAACTTGACTTCATCAGAAGAAGTGCTAAGTTTTATAAGCACGATGGAAACCCTGCCTGACACTATGGCAGCAGGAGCTTTACAACGAATTTGTGAAGTGGAAAAAAAGGATGGTGATCAAGGGTTGCCAAAAGAAATACTGGAGAATAGCGTCTTTCAAGCTTTATGCTTTCAGTTGGAAAAGGAGCCCTCACAGCTGTCAAACACTAGTTTGGTGACTGCTTTGCAAGCTCTGATTCTGTTGCATGTGGATCCTCAAAGTAGCCTGTTACTGAACCTGGTGGCAGAATGCCAACATCGTCTCAAAAAAGGTGGCCTGGAAGTTCGCAATCTTTGTATTCTTGGGGAGAGTCTGATTAGACTGCACAGTTCAGGTTGTGTGACACTAGAACTGGTTATAAATCAACTTCAAGGTGAAAACTTGGAAACATTTACCCCAGAGGATATTGTGGCCCTTTATAGAATCTTGCAGGCATGTGCTGAAAAAGTGGATGAacaccaaacatttttaaataagataaacaaCTTTTCCCTTTCAATAGTTTCCAACCTGAGTCCTAAATTGATTAGCCAAATGCTCACTGCCCTGGTGGTTCTTGATCAAAGTCAAGCATTTCCTCTGATTATAAAATTGGGCAGATATGTCGTGAGGCATGTCCCACATTTCACTGACGAGGAGCTTAGGAGAGTCTTGGAGGCGTTCATGTATTTTGAGTACCATGACAGATTTTTTACAAAAGCCCTAGAGTATCGTGTAGCTGCGGTGTGCCTCACGTTGGATCCTGAAGTTGTCTGCAGAGTCATGGAGTACTGCAGTAGAAAACGGATTCTTTCAAAACCCATCCTCAATGCAGTGGCAGAAACTTTCGTttgccaatcagaaaaatttTCACCTAGTCAGATTTCTGCATTAATGGAACCATTTGGGAAACTCCATTATTTGCCACCAAATGCCTCTGCTTTATTTAGAACGCTGGAAAATGTGCTATTCACTCATTTCAATCATTTTCCACCCGAAACATTATTGAAACTTCTTCATTCATGTTCACTTAATGAATGCCATCCAGTCAACTTTATGGCAAAAATATTCAACCCTTTTTTCCTTCAACAGCTGCAAG GTGAAGAATCTCATTTGGACAGATTGAGTCGGGCACGACTGACCCAACTTTTCTTAACCTCAGTCCTAGAATGCCCTTTCTATAAG GGTCCAAAACTCCTTCGTAAATATCAAGTGAAGTCATTTGTTACCCCATGCTGTTCCCTGGAGACCCCTATGGATTCTCAGCTTTATAAATCTGTGAAGATTGGGCTGATTGACCTTTTAGGAGCAAGATTATATTTTGCTTCAAAAGTGTTGACACCCTATTGTTATACAATAG ATGTTGAAATTAAATTAGATGAAGAAGGATTTGTATTGCCATTCACAGTTAATGAAGATATCCATGAAAG gatagcACTGTGTATTGATGGTCCAAAAAGGTTTTGCTCCAATAGCAAACACTTACTGGGAAAAGAAGCTATTAAACAAAGACACCTACACTTACTTGGTTATCAAGTTGTTCAG ATCCCCTATCATGAGATTGAGATGCTAAAATCAAGGCGTGAATTGGTggaatatttacaaagaaaactgttttctgaaaACACTGTTCATTGGTGA